The nucleotide window ACTTATACCGCTAAATTCATTAAAAACGACTCATCCAGATTTATATGAAAAATACACTGAAAAGTATTTGAATCACCCAGAAAGAAGTAAACTACTGAAAAGAAGCATACCTAAGTTAAACTGTCTGTGGAATGATGTGATTCATTTCTTACCTTTACACCCTTACTTTGTTTTTAACGCCCTTTCTAATCTGGGAATTAAGACAAAAGAAAATGTAACCTTTTATAAAATTCCTATTGAGTTATTAGCCCATAACAAAAATGCTATTTATCATTATTCTAAAGAGAGATACAAAGGTCCTTCGGCAGGGATTGTTGATGAAGAAATTGAGTTATTGGATATCAAAACTTATCAGGAACTTCAGGACATACCAACGGATACCTTGACCTTTTATAGAAATGAAAATGAAAAGGGTAACAAATTCGGTCTCTTTCCTTTTATTCCCCATATATTGACCCTAGGTGAGGTGGATGTAAGGAATGTTGAAATTGTATCGTGGAATCGATTTGAATAAGCAGTTGTTGTTAGTCATCCTCCTTCAACTAAAAGGTGCGTTGATCCAGGAAGGATAATGCACCTTTTTTATTGAATTTCTTATTAAACAAACGGAGCAGGTTAGCATTACACGGCATAAATAAAAATATATGGAGGTATAGTTATGTGGATAATATTTGGGGTTATTGCAATAGTAACAACTTTTATAAATCTTTATATGTATAAAGCAGGAAAGGATTATAAGCTCGCTATGGCGATGGCATTATCATTTACAGCATTAACAATTTGTGCAGATTACAGTTATCTAACTCGGTGGGTAAAAGCGGAAGATTGGGCGGCTTTATCGGATGTAATACCTGGTATGGCAAGGGTATTTTGGTTTTTGACAATTGTTTCTATCTTACTAAATATAGCACCTATATTTTTAGAACGAAAACGTAAGAAATAAGGGTAATAAGGTTCGTACTATATACTATGCTCCAGGGAAAAGTGATTTTTCTATGAATTGGGTAGACGATGAAACACTAAACATTACCAATGAGGCTCCAGGAGTTCCAAAAGAAAACAGAAGCATCAAACTAACAATAGAGAAAGATATTTACGATGAGTCTGGTGCAGCCTGTGAAAGTTGGGTTATGAAAGATGAATATGAAACTTGTTATAAAAGGGATTAAATTCTCTAATAGCTAAAATATAAAGAATTGCACTTAAATAACGGTCCGATGATTCAGGTAGGGTTTAACGTCTTTTTTATTGAATTCTTTATTGAGCTAAAGGGGCAGTAATGTTGAAGAAGGATTGACATCGTAAGGAGTCGAATATTTTCGGTATCATTATATTTAAGAAGGAGTTGCTATGCCAGCTCCTTCTTTTTGCTATAGAGGCCATTAAAAAAATATAAAAAAAATAATAAAATAAACCAAAACCTTTTTCTAACCCACACGTCTAAGATTTAAGTGAATTAACAAGGAGAGAAATTAGATGGCTGACTACAGGGAAGAGGATATTCATGAGTGGTACAATCTGTATCATCAAACAATCTTTAAATTTATTTTTATGCTTACAAAAGATTATCAGCAAGCTGAGGATTTAACTCAGGAAACATTTTTTAAGGCCTATAAATACCATCATACTTTCAAAGGGGATTCTAGCGAAAAAACATGGTTGTTTAGTATCGCTCATAATGTGACTGTTGACCACATGAGAAAACAAAAGCCAATTCGCTTTTTTAAAGAGTTATTCCAACCTCAAATTGACATTAAACTATTGCCAGAAAATGTGGTCAGCTTAAAGAAAGTTCAAAGGAAATTCACGAAGCATTAAGTGCACTTAAACATTCGCACCGGGAAGTTATCATCCTTAGAAAGATCAAGGGTTTTTCAATTACCGAAACAGCGGAGATATTGAATTGTTCGGAAAGTAAAGTAAAGTCCACCTTGCATCGTGGAATGTTAGCTTTGGAAAAAAGATTAATTAAGGAGTCGGGGTTAAATGAACATACAAAGTGAATTGAACACTTATAATCGTGCTCTTCAGAAAGTAGAATATGATTTGGAATGGAGTCAGGAGCAAGCCGATTTAGTCAGGAGAAAACTGGAGAGGCAAATTTATAAGGAAAAGGTTAAATCTCGGGCTTTCAAAATTTTTGGATACCTATCAACTATAAGTATCACTTTTTCTCTCCTTTTTTTGCTTGTTATTCAATTGGGGAATGAAGATTCATTTGTTTCAGGGATGCTATCAAAAGAAGAAAAGCTGTATACAATGGAAGTAATCGACGGGAAAGAGACACCGGTTTTAACCGAAAAAGGGATGGAATATGTTGTTTATCCAATGGATGCCCACAAGGAGATCAATACAATCTCAGGAGAACCATTTCTTGGAGTATCTGTTAGAAAAATAGGTAGTAAAGAACAAATATATACACAGGCGATTTACCCGACTTCAGAAGGAAGGTTTATTTCAGTACATTATTCAAAGAATGAAGCGGGATCAGTTGAAGAAATGAGTAGATATTTTTTACCCGAATATCCCCTCTACGGAACAAAAGTCACGGAAATAAATGTTTCAGGGCAACGGGCATTTCTACATGAACCAACAACAGAATATGGAACAGCTGCGCTATATATCGTTACTAAAAAGTATGTATACTATATGAATAATCAGGGGTTGATAGACAAGCAGCAGGGTGATTCTGGGGAGTTAATCGAACTTGCCAACTTGTTTAACTTTGAAGTTGAAAGATAAAGATTGGACTTTAGAATTATAACCTACCTAAATAATTGCGATGCATAACTTGGGGAATAATTTAATTCAGTGAGTTAAGTGAACCGTTATAATTTAAGGCAAGGGTGCTTTGATCCAAGAAGGATTAAGGCCCCTTTTTGTTGAATTCCTTATTGAGCTAAAGGGGCAGGATAGTTCAAGAAAAGTAGCAGGATTATAAGGAATTAAATAGAATATTTGTTTTTATGAAGGAGGGGATGAATGAAATGCAGGGATTTATTTATCATATGGTACCTAACCAGATGGTTGGAGACAAACTTATACCGCTAAATTCATTAAAAACGACTCATCCAGATTTATATGAAAAATACACTGAAAAGTATTTGAATCACCCAGAAAGAAGTAAACTACTGAAAAGAAGCATACCTAAGTTAAACTGTCTGTGGAATGATGTGATTCATTTCTTACCTTTACACCCTTACTTTGTTTTTAACGCCCTTTCTAATCTGGGAATTAAGACAAAAGAAAATGTAACCTTTTATAAAATTCCTATTGAGTTATTAGCCCATAACAAAAATGCTATTTATCATTATTCTAAAGAGAGATACAAAGGTCCTTCGGCAGGGATTGTTGATGAAGAAATTGAGTTATTGGATATCAAAACTTATCAGGAACTTCAGGACATACCAACGGATACCTTGACCTTTTATAGAAATGAAAATGAAAAGGGTAACAAATTCGGTCTCTTTCCTTTTATTCCCCATATATTGACCCTAGGTGAGGTGGATGTAAGGAATGTTGAAATTGTATCGTGGAATCGATTTGAATAAGCAGTTGTTGTTAGTCATCCTCCTTCAACTAAAAGGTGCGTTGATCCAGGAAGGATAATGCACCTTTTTTATTGAATTTCTTATTAAACAAACGAGGCAGTTACTTCAATATGAAATCAAAAGTAATGAGCAATTACTATGAAGGTAGATAAAACGGAGGTTGAGATGCGAAAAGTTTACCTAGATAGAACAGAATTAACCGGAGCCATAAATGTAAATTTAAAAGATACTGAGGTAATACAAGCTGGTACAACGATTTTTCCTATGAGTGTTTATCATAAAAATGAGGAGTACCAAAAATATGCTAGCAATTATGATATTCAATTTATCTTTGACAATGATATTCCACAATTAGAATTTTAT belongs to Mesobacillus subterraneus and includes:
- a CDS encoding group-specific protein, yielding MNEMQGFIYHMVPNQMVGDKLIPLNSLKTTHPDLYEKYTEKYLNHPERSKLLKRSIPKLNCLWNDVIHFLPLHPYFVFNALSNLGIKTKENVTFYKIPIELLAHNKNAIYHYSKERYKGPSAGIVDEEIELLDIKTYQELQDIPTDTLTFYRNENEKGNKFGLFPFIPHILTLGEVDVRNVEIVSWNRFE
- a CDS encoding RNA polymerase sigma factor; translated protein: MADYREEDIHEWYNLYHQTIFKFIFMLTKDYQQAEDLTQETFFKAYKYHHTFKGDSSEKTWLFSIAHNVTVDHMRKQKPIRFFKELFQPQIDIKLLPENVVSLKKVQRKFTKH
- a CDS encoding RNA polymerase sigma factor yields the protein MHEALSALKHSHREVIILRKIKGFSITETAEILNCSESKVKSTLHRGMLALEKRLIKESGLNEHTK
- a CDS encoding group-specific protein, yielding MNEMQGFIYHMVPNQMVGDKLIPLNSLKTTHPDLYEKYTEKYLNHPERSKLLKRSIPKLNCLWNDVIHFLPLHPYFVFNALSNLGIKTKENVTFYKIPIELLAHNKNAIYHYSKERYKGPSAGIVDEEIELLDIKTYQELQDIPTDTLTFYRNENEKGNKFGLFPFIPHILTLGEVDVRNVEIVSWNRFE